From a region of the Corvus cornix cornix isolate S_Up_H32 chromosome 2, ASM73873v5, whole genome shotgun sequence genome:
- the ARC gene encoding activity-regulated cytoskeleton-associated protein has translation MQLDNVTSAGVHSFQGHRGVANKPNVILQIGKCRAEMLEHVRRTHRHLLTEVSKQVERELKGLQKSVGKLENNLEDHVPTENQRWKKSIKACLARCQETIAHLERWVKREMNVWKEVFFRLEKWADRLESMGGKYCPGEQGKQTVSVGVGGPEIRPGEGEIYDYALDMSQMYALTPPPGEVPSIPQGHDSYQWVSVSEDAPASPVETQVFEDPREFLSHLEEYLKQVGGTEEYWLSQIQNHMNGPAKKWWEYKQDSVKNWVEFKKEFLQYSEGTLTRDAIKRELDLPQKEGEPLDQFLWRKRDLYQTLYVDADEEEIIQYVVGTLQPKLKRFLSYPLPKTLEQLIQRGKEVQGNMEHSEEPSPQRTPEVQPGDSVETVPPSTTASPVPSNGTQPEPPSPPATVI, from the coding sequence ATGCAGCTGGACAATGTCACCAGCGCGGGCGTCCACTCCTTCCAGGGGCACCGTGGAGTTGCCAACAAACCCAATGTGATTCTGCAGATAGGGAAGTGCAGGGCAGAAATGCTGGAGCATGTCCGGAGGACCCACCGGCACCTCCTGACTGAGGTCTCCAAGCAGGTGGAGCGGGAGCTGAAGGGATTGCAGAAATCTGTGGGGAAGTTGGAGAACAACTTAGAGGACCATGTCCCAACTGAAAACCAGAGATGGAAGAAGTCCATCAAGGCCTGCCTGGCCAGATGCCAGGAGACCATtgctcacctggagaggtgGGTCAAGAGGGAGATGAATGTTTGGAAGGAGGTCTTTTTCCGCCTGGAAAAGTGGGCTGACCGCCTGGAGTCCATGGGAGGCAAATACTGCCCCGGGGAACAGGGCAAGCAGACGGTGTCCGTTGGGGTGGGAGGCCCAGAGATAAGGCCAGGTGAGGGGGAGATTTATGATTATGCCCTGGACATGAGCCAGATGTATGCCCTGACCCCTCCTCCTGGGGAGGTGCCCAGCATCCCCCAGGGCCACGATTCCTACCAGTGGGTCTCCGTGTCGGAGGATGCTCCAGCCTCCCCAGTGGAGACCCAGGTGTTTGAGGATCCCCGGGAGTTCTTGAGCCACTTGGAGGAATACTTAAAGCAGGTGGGTGGAACAGAGGAGTATTGGCTGTCTCAGATCCAAAACCACATGAACGGCCCAGCTAAAAAGTGGTGGGAGTACAAGCAGGACTCCGTCAAAAACTGGGTCGAGTTCAAGAAGGAGTTCCTGCAGTACAGCGAGGGAACTCTGACTAGGGATGCCATCAAAAGGGAGCTGGATTTGCCCCAGAAAGAGGGGGAGCCCCTGGATCAGTTCCTTTGGCGCAAGAGAGACCTGTACCAGACCCTCTATGTGGATGCAGATGAGGAGGAGATTATTCAGTACGTGGTAGGAACCCTCCAGCCCAAACTGAAGCGTTTCCTGAGCTACCCCCTGCCCAAGACCTTAGAGCAGCTGATCCAAAGGGGGAAGGAAGTCCAAGGGAACATGGAGCACTCTGAGGAGCCCAGCCCACAGAGGACCCCTGAGGTTCAGCCAGGAGACTCCGTGGAGACCGTGCCCCCCTCAACCACTGCCAGTCCCGTGCCGAGCAATGGGACTCAAccagagccccccagccccccagccACTGTCATATGA